Proteins encoded in a region of the Pseudomonas syringae KCTC 12500 genome:
- a CDS encoding DUF2333 family protein: MLDWKNRAGSAGARTADTSSTKRRGYLGNLFYSRALGALILIYLLVALAVGWYWSKEPALFPVQQNAQAAAEREGKQMVIGYTTVETLKTVAGTLLSKPGGYLSNDRMPPGLWLDNIPSWEYGVLVQVRDLSRALRKDFARSQSQSAEDGDLARAEPLFNFNNRSWLLPSSESQYAEGINSLSRYQARLSDPNQKGALFYARADNLNNWLGDVGTRLGSLSQRLSASVGRVKLNSTLKTEAAVSVKPGEVPQVDEEIVETPWLEIDNVFYEARGQAWALSHLLRAIEVDFADVLAKKNATVSVRQIIRELEASQEPMWSPMILNGSPFGVFANHSLVMANYISRANAAVIDLRQLLNQG; this comes from the coding sequence ATGCTGGATTGGAAGAACCGCGCAGGCAGCGCGGGTGCGCGCACCGCAGACACTTCATCGACCAAACGCCGCGGTTACCTGGGTAACCTGTTCTACAGTCGCGCGCTGGGCGCCCTGATCTTGATCTACCTGCTCGTCGCACTGGCAGTCGGCTGGTACTGGAGCAAGGAGCCTGCCCTGTTCCCGGTGCAACAGAATGCGCAAGCCGCCGCCGAGCGCGAAGGCAAACAGATGGTCATCGGCTACACGACGGTTGAAACGCTCAAGACCGTAGCAGGCACGTTGCTTAGCAAGCCCGGTGGCTACCTGTCCAACGACCGCATGCCACCGGGCCTGTGGCTGGACAACATCCCGAGCTGGGAATACGGCGTGCTGGTTCAGGTGCGTGACCTGAGTCGTGCGCTGCGCAAAGACTTCGCCCGCTCCCAGTCGCAATCGGCTGAAGACGGCGATCTGGCGCGTGCCGAGCCGTTGTTCAACTTCAACAATCGCAGCTGGCTCCTGCCGTCGAGCGAGTCGCAGTACGCCGAGGGGATCAACTCCCTGAGCCGCTACCAGGCACGCCTGTCCGATCCCAACCAGAAAGGCGCGCTGTTTTACGCCCGCGCCGACAACCTGAACAACTGGCTGGGCGATGTCGGCACCCGTCTGGGTTCGCTGTCGCAACGCCTGTCGGCCAGCGTTGGCCGGGTCAAACTCAACAGCACGCTGAAAACCGAAGCCGCTGTGTCGGTCAAACCCGGTGAAGTGCCGCAGGTCGATGAGGAAATCGTCGAAACGCCATGGCTGGAAATCGACAACGTGTTCTACGAAGCACGCGGTCAGGCCTGGGCGCTGTCGCACCTGCTGCGCGCCATCGAGGTTGATTTTGCCGATGTACTGGCGAAGAAGAACGCGACGGTCAGCGTGCGCCAGATCATTCGTGAGCTGGAAGCCTCGCAAGAGCCGATGTGGAGCCCGATGATTCTCAACGGCAGCCCGTTCGGCGTATTCGCCAACCACTCACTGGTCATGGCCAACTACATCTCGCGTGCCAACGCCGCAGTCATTGACTTGCGCCAGCTGCTGAATCAGGGCTGA
- a CDS encoding NUDIX hydrolase, whose amino-acid sequence MSIPANEAAHRAASDAEQIAWVDEQDRLLGSLVRADLRERGLIGRGTYILLFNSLGELCVHRRTLSKAIYPGYWDVAAGGMVQADESYAASAARELEEELGVSGVPLQAHEQFFFDQPGNRLWCAVFSAVWDGPLKLQPEEVLEARFMPIADVLQEAEHNPWCPDSLAALKRYLKQIENEQ is encoded by the coding sequence ATGTCCATACCTGCCAACGAGGCCGCGCATCGCGCCGCCTCGGATGCCGAGCAGATCGCCTGGGTCGACGAACAGGATCGACTGCTCGGTTCGCTGGTCCGTGCCGACTTGCGTGAACGCGGGCTGATCGGACGCGGCACTTATATCCTGCTGTTCAACAGTCTGGGTGAGCTGTGTGTGCATCGACGCACCTTGAGCAAAGCTATTTATCCCGGCTACTGGGATGTAGCCGCAGGCGGCATGGTCCAGGCGGATGAAAGCTATGCGGCCTCTGCCGCGCGAGAACTGGAAGAAGAGCTGGGGGTCAGTGGCGTGCCGCTGCAGGCCCACGAACAGTTTTTCTTCGATCAGCCGGGCAACCGGCTCTGGTGTGCAGTGTTTTCAGCCGTGTGGGACGGGCCGTTGAAACTGCAACCTGAAGAGGTCCTGGAGGCACGCTTCATGCCCATCGCCGACGTGCTGCAAGAGGCTGAGCACAATCCCTGGTGCCCTGACTCCCTGGCGGCGCTGAAACGCTACCTCAAACAGATAGAGAACGAGCAGTAA
- a CDS encoding translation initiation factor Sui1 — MAKKAASLAALGGLVFSTDAGRHCPDCGQAVAECTCKQTAIPEGDGIARVRRESKGRGGKTVTTISGVPLAEEPLKELAKALKQRCGTGGSLKEGVIEIQGDHVELLLAELIKKGFKAKKSGG, encoded by the coding sequence GTGGCTAAAAAAGCCGCTTCTCTCGCCGCCCTGGGTGGCCTGGTATTTTCAACCGACGCTGGGCGCCACTGCCCCGATTGTGGTCAAGCCGTTGCCGAGTGCACCTGCAAACAGACGGCCATCCCCGAAGGGGACGGCATTGCCCGTGTACGTCGCGAAAGCAAGGGCCGGGGCGGCAAGACCGTCACCACCATCAGCGGCGTCCCGCTGGCCGAAGAACCGCTCAAAGAGCTGGCCAAGGCCCTCAAGCAGCGCTGCGGCACCGGCGGATCGCTCAAGGAAGGCGTGATCGAGATTCAGGGTGATCACGTAGAACTGCTGTTGGCAGAGCTGATCAAAAAAGGCTTCAAGGCTAAAAAGTCCGGCGGCTGA
- the speA gene encoding arginine decarboxylase → MSVRRTRKDDGSQWTVADSRSVYGIRHWGAGYFAINEAGRVEVRPNGPDSSPIDLYEQVDNLRKSGLSLPLLVRFPDILQDRVRQLTGAFDSNIARLEYQSQYTALYPIKVNQQEAVVENIIATQNVSIGLEAGSKPELMAVLALAPKGGTIVCNGYKDREFIRLALMGQKLGHNVFIVIEKESEVELVIEEAAELKVAPQVGLRVRLSSLASSKWADTGGEKSKFGLSAAQLLSVVERFRKAGLDQGIRLLHFHMGSQIANLADYQHGFKEAIRYYGELRKLGLPVDYIDVGGGLGVDYDGTHSRNASSINYDMDDYAGVVVGMLKEFCDAQSLPHPHIFSESGRSLTAHHAMLVVQVTDVEKHNDEVPEIADKASLPETVQWLVDLLGPTDIEMVTETYWRATHYMSDIAAQYADGKISLSEKALGEQCYFAVCRRLYNSLKARQRSHRQVLDELNDKLADKYICNFSVFQSLPDTWAIGQVLPILPLHRLNEEPVRRAVLQDLTCDSDGKIKQYVDEQSIETSMPVHSLNEGEDYLLGIFLVGAYQEILGDMHNLFGDTDSVNIYQNPDGSVYHAGIETHDTIEDMLRYVHLSPEELMTHYRDKVASAKITPRERTYFLDALRLGLTRSSYLSS, encoded by the coding sequence ATGTCCGTACGACGCACACGCAAAGACGATGGCAGCCAATGGACCGTTGCGGACAGCCGCAGCGTTTATGGCATTCGCCATTGGGGCGCGGGTTATTTTGCAATCAACGAAGCGGGACGCGTTGAAGTCCGTCCCAACGGGCCGGACAGCTCGCCCATCGATCTTTACGAACAGGTCGACAATCTGCGCAAGAGCGGCCTGTCGCTGCCGCTGCTGGTGCGCTTCCCCGACATCCTGCAAGACCGCGTGCGCCAGCTGACCGGCGCATTCGACAGCAACATCGCGCGCCTGGAATACCAGAGCCAATACACCGCGCTGTATCCGATCAAGGTCAACCAGCAGGAAGCGGTGGTGGAAAACATCATCGCCACGCAGAACGTCTCCATCGGCCTGGAAGCGGGCTCCAAGCCTGAGCTGATGGCCGTGCTGGCACTGGCGCCCAAAGGCGGCACCATCGTCTGCAACGGTTACAAGGACCGTGAGTTCATCCGTCTGGCGCTGATGGGCCAGAAGCTGGGCCATAACGTGTTCATCGTCATCGAGAAAGAGTCCGAAGTCGAACTGGTGATCGAAGAAGCCGCCGAGCTGAAAGTCGCTCCCCAGGTCGGTCTGCGCGTGCGCCTGTCTTCCCTGGCGTCGAGCAAATGGGCGGATACCGGTGGCGAGAAATCCAAGTTCGGCCTGTCGGCTGCGCAATTGCTGTCGGTGGTCGAGCGTTTCCGCAAGGCCGGCCTGGATCAGGGCATCCGCCTGCTGCACTTCCACATGGGCTCGCAGATCGCCAACCTGGCCGACTATCAGCACGGTTTCAAGGAAGCGATCCGTTACTACGGCGAACTGCGCAAGCTTGGCCTGCCGGTGGACTACATCGATGTCGGTGGTGGTCTGGGTGTCGATTACGACGGCACGCACTCGCGCAACGCCAGCTCGATCAACTATGACATGGACGACTACGCAGGCGTGGTGGTCGGCATGCTCAAGGAATTCTGCGACGCGCAAAGCCTGCCGCACCCGCATATCTTCTCGGAGAGCGGCCGCTCGCTGACCGCCCACCACGCCATGCTGGTGGTGCAGGTGACCGACGTCGAAAAACACAACGACGAAGTCCCGGAAATCGCCGACAAGGCCAGCCTGCCGGAAACCGTGCAATGGCTGGTCGACCTGCTCGGCCCGACCGACATCGAGATGGTCACCGAAACCTACTGGCGCGCCACGCACTACATGAGCGACATCGCCGCCCAGTACGCCGATGGCAAGATCAGCCTGTCGGAAAAGGCACTGGGCGAGCAATGCTACTTCGCCGTCTGCCGCCGCCTGTACAACTCGCTGAAAGCCCGTCAACGCTCCCATCGTCAGGTGCTGGACGAGCTCAATGACAAGCTGGCCGACAAGTACATCTGCAACTTCTCGGTGTTCCAGAGCCTGCCGGACACTTGGGCCATTGGCCAGGTGCTGCCGATTCTGCCCCTGCACCGCCTGAATGAAGAGCCGGTGCGCCGCGCCGTGCTTCAGGACCTGACCTGCGATTCGGATGGCAAGATCAAGCAGTACGTCGATGAGCAGAGCATCGAGACCAGCATGCCGGTGCATTCGCTGAACGAAGGCGAAGACTATCTGCTGGGGATCTTCCTGGTGGGTGCCTACCAGGAAATTCTCGGCGACATGCACAACCTGTTCGGTGATACCGACTCGGTGAACATCTACCAGAACCCGGACGGCAGCGTTTACCACGCCGGCATCGAAACTCACGACACCATCGAAGACATGCTGCGCTATGTGCACCTGTCGCCGGAAGAACTGATGACCCATTACCGGGACAAGGTCGCCAGCGCCAAGATCACCCCACGCGAGCGCACCTACTTCCTCGATGCCTTGCGCCTGGGACTGACCCGCTCGTCGTACCTGTCGTCCTGA
- a CDS encoding alpha/beta hydrolase: MIRVIFLTLMTGAVLAALSGCSPLKLLNTLNPSGPVDHVYNLAYGPDPRNTLDVYTPKAKPAKAPVVVFFYGGSWNSGSKANYAFVGEALAARGMVVVIADYRLYPQVRYPSFLEDSAKALAWAHKHANTYGGDPSRLYVMGHSAGAYNAAMLALDPRWLAREGLSPSILSGWIGLAGPYDFLPIENPDVKPVFFFPNSPPDSQPINHVTSSAPPALLMASNTDSLVNPKRNTGGLARSLREAGVPVRDLYFSRTNHGTLVGAFAKLLSGLAPVVDEVDMFVKHTPQTASEKNAATGSKAQ; the protein is encoded by the coding sequence ATGATCCGAGTGATTTTCCTGACACTGATGACCGGTGCCGTACTGGCAGCCTTGTCCGGCTGCTCGCCTTTGAAGCTGCTCAATACGTTGAACCCCAGCGGCCCTGTCGATCATGTCTACAATCTGGCTTACGGGCCGGATCCACGCAATACACTGGATGTCTACACGCCCAAGGCAAAACCGGCCAAGGCACCGGTCGTGGTGTTTTTCTATGGTGGCAGCTGGAACAGCGGCTCGAAGGCCAATTACGCATTCGTCGGCGAAGCGCTGGCCGCACGAGGCATGGTGGTGGTTATCGCCGACTACAGGCTGTATCCACAGGTACGTTACCCAAGCTTTCTGGAAGACTCGGCCAAGGCGCTAGCCTGGGCGCACAAGCATGCGAACACCTACGGTGGCGATCCGAGCCGCCTGTACGTGATGGGCCACAGCGCGGGTGCCTACAACGCCGCAATGCTCGCGCTCGACCCGCGCTGGCTGGCTCGCGAAGGCTTGTCGCCCTCCATCCTCAGCGGCTGGATCGGGTTGGCCGGGCCTTACGACTTCCTGCCCATCGAGAACCCGGACGTGAAGCCGGTGTTCTTCTTCCCCAATTCACCGCCCGACTCGCAACCCATCAATCACGTCACGTCCAGCGCACCACCGGCATTGCTGATGGCCTCGAACACCGACTCGCTGGTCAACCCCAAGCGCAACACGGGCGGCCTGGCCAGGTCGTTGCGGGAAGCCGGCGTGCCGGTGCGCGACCTGTACTTCTCGCGCACCAACCACGGCACGCTGGTCGGCGCATTCGCCAAATTGCTAAGCGGTCTGGCACCAGTGGTCGACGAGGTGGACATGTTCGTCAAGCACACGCCGCAAACGGCGTCTGAAAAGAACGCCGCAACCGGGTCGAAAGCTCAGTGA
- a CDS encoding MATE family efflux transporter, translating into MSTLLTDWRHRSTHRRVWALATPMILSNISVPLVALVDSAVIGHLPHAHQLGAVAVGATLYTFLAWAMGFLRMGTTGFAAQAAGRSDSAALRRILLQGLLLAVGLALLLGVIALPFSHLALTMMQPSADLQQMTLEFFHTRLFGLPAALASYALVGWFLGAQNARAPLAILLVTNAVNIVLNLWFVMGLDWGVVGSARASVLAEWTGVVLGLLLARNTLRAWPGRIVWSALRLWSNWRPLLAVNRDIFLRTLALQSVMFLITVQGARLGDATVAANALLLNGLLLTAHALDGLAHAVEALCGHAIGARDRDTLRRSLVVAGGWSLISSVMFALFFLVAGHAFVSLQTDIPEVRATAMTYLPYLALMPLLAVWSYLLDGLFIGATRAREMRNAMLFSAACIAPLAYLASSHGNHALWLTFLAFTLLRGLSLGTIAWRLTRSDGWFVH; encoded by the coding sequence ATGTCTACGTTGCTCACTGACTGGCGTCATCGCTCAACCCATCGTCGCGTCTGGGCGCTGGCGACGCCGATGATTCTGTCGAATATTTCCGTGCCGTTGGTGGCGCTGGTCGACAGCGCGGTGATCGGTCATTTGCCCCACGCCCATCAACTGGGCGCCGTGGCGGTGGGCGCCACGCTGTATACCTTTCTCGCTTGGGCCATGGGCTTTCTGCGCATGGGCACTACCGGTTTTGCCGCGCAGGCGGCAGGGCGCAGTGACAGCGCTGCCTTGCGCCGGATTCTGTTGCAGGGGCTGCTGCTGGCTGTCGGGTTGGCGTTGCTGCTGGGTGTGATCGCCTTGCCGTTCAGCCATCTGGCGCTGACGATGATGCAGCCGTCTGCCGATCTGCAGCAAATGACCCTGGAATTCTTCCATACCCGACTGTTCGGCCTGCCTGCGGCGCTGGCCAGTTATGCGTTGGTCGGCTGGTTTCTGGGCGCACAGAACGCTCGGGCGCCACTGGCGATTCTGCTGGTGACCAATGCCGTCAACATCGTGCTCAATCTGTGGTTCGTCATGGGGCTGGACTGGGGCGTGGTCGGCTCGGCACGTGCTTCGGTACTCGCGGAGTGGACGGGCGTGGTGCTCGGTCTGCTGCTGGCGCGCAACACCTTGCGCGCCTGGCCTGGGCGGATCGTCTGGTCGGCCTTGCGGCTATGGAGCAACTGGCGGCCCTTGCTGGCAGTCAACCGTGACATCTTTCTGCGCACGCTGGCGCTGCAATCGGTGATGTTCCTGATCACCGTGCAGGGCGCTCGCCTGGGGGATGCGACGGTCGCCGCCAATGCCTTGCTGCTCAATGGCCTGCTGTTGACTGCCCATGCCCTGGATGGGCTGGCGCATGCGGTCGAAGCGCTGTGCGGGCATGCCATCGGCGCGCGGGACCGGGATACGTTGCGCCGCTCCCTAGTGGTCGCTGGGGGCTGGTCACTGATTTCCAGCGTAATGTTCGCGCTGTTCTTTCTGGTGGCTGGGCATGCCTTCGTCAGCCTGCAGACCGATATCCCGGAGGTGCGCGCCACTGCGATGACGTATCTGCCGTATCTGGCGCTGATGCCGTTGCTGGCCGTCTGGAGCTATTTGCTGGACGGCCTGTTCATCGGTGCCACGCGTGCGCGGGAAATGCGTAACGCGATGCTGTTCAGCGCAGCGTGTATCGCGCCGCTGGCTTATCTGGCTTCCAGCCACGGCAACCACGCCCTATGGCTGACGTTCCTGGCCTTTACCCTGCTGCGTGGCCTTAGTCTGGGGACCATTGCCTGGCGGCTGACACGCAGTGACGGCTGGTTCGTTCACTGA